A region from the Hypericibacter adhaerens genome encodes:
- a CDS encoding calcium-binding protein yields MSSGSSSQRNDAAYGYGNNGNHYGTLGDKGRHIQGNWFSEYLAGTNGNDTIDGRGGNDTLDGRNGDDRITGSNGNDSILGGNGDDTLNGGNGDDTIYGQFDDDSILGGNGDDEIHAGNGQDTIRGGNGDDTVFGDVADDRIHGDNGNDRILGWTGDDTLDGGRGNDTLQGDNGNDSVVGGWGDDSIVGGEGDDTLLAGEGHNIVKGDAGNDLIYAGAGGDTILGGDGDDTIYAGKGPDTIDGGNGNDEIHAGNGFDTISGGDGDDTIFGDNRTDSIVGGEGNDRLLAWGGNDTVKGGEGDDTLYGDNGNDTLIGGNGDDSVVGGEGHDTVVGGGGDDLLRGDNGNDTLDGGNGDDTLDGGNGHDVLIGGGGTDSILGGAGDDTLQAGPDDDTVHGGDGNDFITAVGGHDGLFGDAGDDQISGGEDDDEIEGGEGNDLLSGNEGADRIAGGGNDDTLTGGDGDDTLDGGGGLNQLFGGDGNDILVFNGLGDRYEGDGGIDSLAISGNVDFTAAVPNAGGLEVLDLRSGAANSVTLNAADIVGFGGATGESWNGQAIDLVARGDGGDSVGLQSTGGVHFTLQASGVALSDPAYGGAAYDVYSDGTHTVAVEQGVTVVDS; encoded by the coding sequence ATGTCCAGCGGTTCGTCCTCCCAGCGCAACGACGCTGCCTATGGCTATGGCAATAACGGCAATCACTACGGCACGCTCGGCGACAAGGGGCGCCATATCCAGGGCAACTGGTTCTCCGAATATCTCGCCGGGACGAACGGCAACGATACGATCGACGGCCGTGGGGGCAACGACACGCTGGACGGTCGCAACGGCGACGACCGCATCACCGGCAGCAACGGCAATGACAGCATCCTCGGCGGCAACGGCGACGACACGCTGAACGGCGGGAACGGCGACGACACCATCTACGGCCAGTTCGACGACGATTCGATCCTCGGCGGCAACGGCGATGACGAGATCCATGCCGGCAACGGGCAGGACACCATCCGCGGCGGCAACGGCGACGATACCGTGTTCGGCGACGTCGCCGACGACCGCATCCACGGCGACAACGGCAACGACCGGATCCTGGGCTGGACCGGCGACGACACGCTCGACGGCGGGCGGGGCAACGACACGCTGCAGGGCGACAACGGCAACGATTCCGTGGTCGGCGGCTGGGGCGACGATTCCATCGTCGGCGGCGAAGGCGACGACACGCTGCTGGCCGGCGAAGGCCACAACATCGTCAAGGGCGATGCCGGCAACGACCTGATCTATGCCGGCGCGGGCGGGGACACGATCCTCGGCGGCGACGGCGATGACACGATCTACGCCGGCAAGGGTCCGGACACGATCGATGGCGGTAACGGGAACGACGAGATCCACGCCGGCAACGGCTTCGACACCATCAGCGGCGGCGACGGCGACGACACCATCTTCGGCGACAACAGGACCGATTCCATCGTCGGCGGCGAGGGCAACGACCGGCTCCTGGCCTGGGGCGGCAACGATACCGTCAAGGGCGGCGAGGGCGACGACACGCTCTATGGCGACAATGGCAACGACACGCTGATCGGCGGCAATGGCGACGATTCGGTGGTGGGCGGCGAGGGCCACGACACCGTGGTCGGCGGCGGCGGCGACGACCTGCTGCGCGGCGACAACGGCAATGACACGCTCGATGGCGGCAATGGCGACGATACGCTGGACGGCGGCAACGGCCACGACGTCCTGATCGGCGGCGGCGGCACGGATTCGATCCTCGGCGGCGCCGGGGACGACACCCTCCAGGCCGGCCCCGACGACGACACCGTCCATGGCGGCGACGGCAACGACTTCATCACGGCCGTCGGCGGCCATGACGGGCTCTTCGGCGATGCCGGCGACGATCAGATCTCGGGCGGCGAGGATGACGACGAGATCGAGGGCGGCGAGGGCAACGATCTGCTGTCGGGCAACGAAGGCGCCGACCGGATCGCGGGCGGCGGCAACGACGACACCCTCACCGGCGGCGATGGCGACGACACGCTGGATGGCGGCGGCGGCCTCAACCAGCTCTTCGGCGGCGACGGCAACGACATCCTGGTCTTCAACGGGCTCGGGGACCGCTACGAGGGCGATGGCGGGATCGACAGCCTGGCGATCTCGGGCAATGTCGATTTCACCGCGGCCGTGCCGAACGCCGGCGGCCTGGAGGTCCTCGACCTGCGCAGCGGTGCGGCCAACAGCGTGACGTTGAACGCCGCCGACATCGTCGGTTTCGGCGGCGCGACGGGCGAAAGCTGGAACGGCCAGGCGATCGATCTCGTGGCTCGAGGCGATGGCGGCGACAGTGTCGGCCTGCAAAGCACCGGCGGCGTTCATTTCACGCTGCAGGCGAGCGGCGTGGCCTTGAGCGATCCCGCCTATGGCGGCGCGGCCTACGATGTCTATAGCGACGGCACGCACACGGTCGCGGTCGAGCAGGGAGTCACGGTCGTCGACAGCTGA